A genomic region of Persephonella marina EX-H1 contains the following coding sequences:
- a CDS encoding OmpA family protein, producing the protein MKKKTAFISAVIGVSLIFGSCAKKTEEVKKPWEKETEIKLSSIKDKINQLYKLHVVECAPKDIAIAESYIDAVDGLEYIDPNENVEKTVHISKVDQITYLNKARKYVSIARNKVYSDVDKDGIPCYQEIEQGTDPFVPEGEKVAKLEERKTPEKKVEKEREIIEEQFEGYYPLKLHARIHFEFDKYQIKKEYLPYLNVISKYLKSKPNLKVKIVGYTDSIGSKSYNDRLAYKRALAVKEYLIKQGIPAERIEIVGRGKENYLVDNKTWLNRFTNRRADFFVMEVTQ; encoded by the coding sequence ATGAAGAAGAAAACCGCCTTTATCTCAGCTGTTATAGGTGTTTCACTAATTTTCGGTTCCTGTGCAAAAAAGACAGAAGAAGTAAAAAAGCCATGGGAGAAGGAAACAGAGATCAAACTCTCATCTATAAAGGATAAAATAAACCAGCTTTACAAACTTCATGTTGTTGAGTGCGCACCTAAGGATATAGCTATTGCAGAGTCTTATATAGATGCTGTGGACGGTCTTGAGTATATAGACCCCAATGAAAATGTGGAAAAAACGGTACATATAAGCAAGGTGGACCAGATAACATACCTCAATAAGGCAAGAAAGTACGTTTCTATAGCCAGAAACAAGGTTTACAGTGATGTTGATAAAGACGGGATTCCATGCTATCAGGAGATAGAACAGGGAACTGACCCTTTTGTTCCAGAAGGGGAAAAGGTAGCAAAACTTGAAGAGAGAAAAACTCCAGAAAAGAAGGTGGAAAAGGAAAGGGAGATTATAGAAGAACAGTTTGAAGGTTACTATCCATTAAAGCTTCACGCCAGAATACATTTTGAGTTTGATAAATACCAGATAAAGAAAGAGTATCTTCCATATCTAAATGTGATATCAAAGTACCTGAAATCAAAACCAAATCTGAAGGTTAAGATAGTTGGATATACTGACTCTATAGGATCAAAAAGCTACAATGACAGGCTTGCATACAAGAGAGCCCTTGCTGTTAAAGAGTACCTGATAAAGCAGGGTATTCCAGCGGAAAGGATAGAGATTGTGGGAAGAGGAAAAGAAAACTACCTTGTTGATAACAAAACATGGCTTAACAGGTTCACAAACAGAAGAGCAGACTTCTTTGTTATGGAAGTAACCCAATAA
- the ftsY gene encoding signal recognition particle-docking protein FtsY → MFKSIVSKLKEGLSKTKKQISDSFNLISFGRKIDESLFEDIEMVLLKADVGLKATEEIIQFLREESKKRKITEGEDLKELLKEKLYEILKKCEGKLELGDQKPAVILFLGINGSGKTTTIGKLASQFVQEGKSVVLAAADTFRAAAIDQLEVWAERSGARIVKHTQGADPSAVVYDAVNSAKSRGDDIVLIDTAGRLHTKEHLMKELQKIKRTIKKLMPDQPVETILVLDGTIGQNSINQAKTFKESTDVTGIVITKLDGTAKGGAIIPICQELCIPVKFIGVGEDIEDLQPFDAKNFVDALFD, encoded by the coding sequence ATGTTCAAGTCCATAGTTTCAAAACTTAAAGAGGGACTTTCAAAAACAAAGAAGCAGATATCTGACAGCTTCAATCTCATATCTTTTGGAAGAAAGATAGATGAGTCCCTCTTTGAAGATATAGAGATGGTTCTTCTTAAGGCTGATGTAGGCCTTAAAGCTACAGAAGAGATAATCCAGTTTCTCAGGGAAGAGAGTAAAAAAAGGAAGATAACAGAAGGAGAAGATCTTAAAGAGCTTCTAAAGGAAAAACTTTACGAGATACTGAAAAAATGCGAGGGAAAACTTGAACTTGGGGATCAGAAACCTGCGGTTATTCTGTTTTTAGGTATAAACGGTAGTGGAAAAACGACAACAATTGGGAAGCTGGCATCACAGTTTGTTCAGGAAGGAAAATCTGTTGTTCTTGCAGCAGCAGATACTTTCAGGGCTGCAGCTATAGATCAGCTTGAGGTATGGGCTGAAAGATCTGGAGCAAGGATTGTTAAACATACACAGGGTGCTGATCCTTCAGCAGTTGTTTATGATGCTGTAAACTCTGCAAAAAGCAGGGGAGACGATATAGTACTGATTGATACTGCAGGAAGGCTTCATACAAAGGAACATCTTATGAAAGAGCTACAGAAGATAAAAAGAACGATAAAAAAACTTATGCCTGATCAGCCTGTTGAGACCATACTTGTCCTTGATGGAACAATAGGTCAGAACTCAATAAACCAGGCAAAAACATTTAAAGAATCAACGGATGTAACAGGTATAGTTATAACAAAGTTAGACGGAACTGCAAAAGGTGGGGCCATAATACCTATCTGTCAGGAACTCTGCATTCCTGTTAAGTTTATAGGTGTTGGAGAGGATATAGAGGATCTTCAGCCTTTTGATGCTAAAAACTTTGTTGATGCACTTTTTGATTAA
- the ggt gene encoding gamma-glutamyltransferase, with amino-acid sequence MKGIIAAGDKLTAEAGAEILRAGGNAFDAAVASLLSAPLAEPALTSLGGGGFLLAVEKGMYPLIYDFFVDVPPKRIDNPDFYPVYVDFGSAVQEFHIGCGSVAIPGMVAGIYQIYRERCSMPLEKLIKPAVRYAEEGIYLSKMQASFVKLLEPIFTATEESRRIYTVNGKLIDEKTLYRNPDYADFLRAFSKEGSWIFYEGEIAERIEKLSLENGGLLRREDLRRYKVDEKDPVFFRFRDHDIFTNSPPSAGGLLIAFTLKLLEDTELGSFGSLKHISSIVEAMHTTQLFRREHIDRNIHKKELELIIEDRSLFESYKKFFRKRLNLWGNTTHISIIDRDGNAVSVTTTNGEGSGYIIPGTGIMLNNMLGEEDLNPEGFFRWDPYLRLPSMMSPTVVMKDDKIRLVLGSAGSNRIRSAILNCIINYTVFNKTVQEAVSLPRIHFENHTVFLEPGFKKEVIKNLERYYETVVFEDINLFFGGVQAVTGDFEGAGDPRRGGYVIKVD; translated from the coding sequence ATGAAAGGTATTATAGCAGCAGGTGATAAACTGACAGCAGAGGCCGGAGCAGAGATACTCAGAGCTGGTGGGAATGCCTTTGATGCTGCGGTAGCCTCCCTTCTATCAGCACCTTTAGCAGAACCTGCCCTAACAAGTCTTGGCGGTGGAGGTTTCCTTTTAGCTGTAGAAAAGGGAATGTATCCTCTCATTTATGATTTCTTTGTTGACGTTCCACCAAAAAGGATTGATAATCCTGATTTTTATCCTGTCTATGTTGATTTTGGATCTGCCGTCCAGGAGTTTCACATAGGGTGCGGATCTGTAGCTATTCCAGGAATGGTAGCAGGTATATACCAGATATACAGAGAAAGATGCAGTATGCCTCTCGAAAAGCTAATAAAACCTGCCGTCAGATATGCTGAAGAAGGTATATACCTTTCAAAGATGCAGGCTTCCTTTGTAAAACTTCTTGAACCTATATTTACTGCAACAGAAGAATCAAGAAGGATATACACGGTAAATGGAAAGCTTATAGATGAAAAAACATTATACAGAAATCCAGATTATGCAGATTTTTTAAGGGCTTTCTCAAAAGAAGGATCATGGATCTTTTATGAAGGTGAGATAGCTGAAAGGATTGAAAAGCTATCATTAGAAAATGGCGGACTTTTAAGAAGGGAAGATCTCAGGAGATACAAAGTTGATGAGAAGGATCCTGTTTTTTTCAGATTCAGAGATCACGATATATTCACAAACAGCCCTCCATCAGCAGGAGGCCTTCTCATAGCATTTACATTAAAACTACTTGAAGATACAGAACTTGGCAGTTTTGGATCTTTAAAACATATATCATCAATTGTTGAAGCCATGCACACAACACAGTTGTTCAGAAGGGAACATATAGACAGAAATATACATAAAAAAGAGCTTGAGCTTATCATAGAGGACAGATCACTATTTGAGAGCTACAAAAAATTCTTCAGAAAGAGACTAAATCTGTGGGGAAACACGACACATATATCCATTATAGACAGAGATGGAAATGCTGTAAGTGTAACAACAACAAACGGTGAAGGCTCAGGTTATATTATCCCCGGAACGGGAATAATGCTAAACAATATGCTTGGAGAAGAAGATCTAAACCCTGAAGGATTTTTCAGATGGGATCCATATCTGAGGCTACCTTCAATGATGTCCCCTACAGTTGTTATGAAAGATGATAAGATCAGACTTGTTCTCGGAAGTGCAGGAAGCAACAGGATAAGGAGTGCCATACTTAACTGTATTATCAATTACACTGTATTTAATAAAACCGTTCAGGAAGCTGTTTCCCTGCCGAGAATACATTTTGAAAACCATACAGTATTCCTTGAACCTGGGTTTAAAAAAGAGGTCATCAAAAATTTAGAAAGGTATTATGAAACTGTTGTGTTTGAAGATATAAATCTCTTCTTTGGTGGCGTTCAGGCTGTAACAGGTGATTTTGAAGGTGCAGGAGACCCCCGTAGAGGGGGATATGTCATAAAGGTGGATTAA
- a CDS encoding carboxylate-amine ligase, which yields MKLDFRSSKPFTVGIELEIQLVDRGSFELSESSEIVFSNASEGLKKLLHPELLTSMVEIVTPVCETPEEAVSHIKNAVKEIDLIGEDYGFRSAALGTHVFAKKETIHITAKDRYLKLLEEFQILLKQFLIYGLHIHVGFPEKEMAIKAYNETLNNLPLFLAVSTSSPFFLGEFTGLNSFRTKIFEQLPRAGIPEYFDSYSDFEKLYFTLLENGFIQSIKDIWWDVRIHPDFGTVELRVCDSNPDMERIEFIATLFQAVCFYSSFSSGERYFHQILKQNKWNATRYSVEGRFLYREGTVQIKKRIADIIKELKKTDILKELGTEKRMEKLSDIIGKKSISQMMIEEYRKKGSIKELERFGFIE from the coding sequence GTGAAACTTGATTTTAGATCTTCAAAACCATTCACAGTCGGTATAGAGCTTGAGATACAGCTTGTTGACAGGGGTAGTTTTGAACTTTCAGAAAGTTCTGAGATTGTGTTCAGTAACGCATCTGAGGGATTAAAGAAACTTCTCCATCCAGAACTTCTGACATCAATGGTTGAGATAGTAACCCCTGTATGTGAGACACCTGAAGAAGCTGTATCCCACATAAAAAATGCAGTGAAGGAGATAGATCTTATAGGGGAGGATTATGGATTTCGTTCGGCAGCTCTTGGAACACATGTTTTTGCGAAAAAGGAAACTATACATATAACAGCAAAGGACAGATACCTTAAACTCCTTGAAGAGTTCCAGATATTACTGAAGCAGTTTCTTATATATGGCCTGCACATACATGTGGGATTTCCTGAAAAGGAGATGGCCATTAAAGCCTACAACGAAACACTTAACAATCTTCCCCTCTTTTTGGCTGTATCAACAAGCTCTCCATTTTTCCTCGGAGAGTTTACAGGTTTAAACTCATTCAGAACAAAGATATTTGAACAGCTGCCCAGAGCAGGAATTCCTGAGTATTTTGATAGTTACTCAGATTTTGAGAAGCTTTACTTCACCCTACTTGAAAACGGATTTATTCAATCAATAAAGGATATATGGTGGGATGTCAGAATACATCCAGACTTTGGTACTGTAGAACTGAGAGTTTGTGATTCAAACCCTGATATGGAGAGGATTGAGTTCATAGCAACCCTCTTTCAGGCTGTCTGTTTTTATAGCAGTTTTTCTTCAGGTGAGAGATACTTCCATCAGATTTTAAAGCAGAACAAATGGAATGCTACAAGATACTCTGTGGAGGGAAGATTTCTGTACAGAGAAGGGACAGTTCAAATAAAGAAAAGAATTGCTGATATAATAAAGGAGCTTAAAAAAACGGACATACTGAAAGAACTTGGAACTGAGAAAAGGATGGAAAAGCTTTCAGATATTATTGGGAAAAAGAGTATATCACAGATGATGATAGAAGAATACAGGAAAAAAGGAAGTATAAAAGAGCTTGAGAGATTCGGTTTTATAGAATGA
- a CDS encoding NfeD family protein, which yields MRYIIAFILFLFSLSPAGVVTGQWNAPVTPVMSDYVKRVIHKAEVEKADAVIIMIDTPGGLDTSMREIIKTIMNSSVPVVVYVYPPGSRAASAGAIITVSADIAAMSPSTNIGSASPVQMGGKDIEETMKKKIINDMVAFVKGIAKEKGRNEKIIVKMVTESINLTAEEALKKNVIDIIATDLDDLLNKIEGRTVKKHGKEIKISLKDKKIVKVEKSLKEKILTILTNPTVAYLLLMIGFYGIFFELYNPGSLIPGILGTISLLLALYSLNIIDVNWLGVLLIAAGVLFFILEVITPTFGALALSGVIAILFGSLILTDPDSPYGDISLKIIIPVVAFSALFFLTVAYLGLKAQRRKTETGMEGMIGMIGKAETDIDPEGKVFIAGEIWNAYSEEPIKKGENVKVVSVKGLRLKVERTEGET from the coding sequence ATGAGATATATAATCGCCTTTATTCTTTTTCTGTTTTCATTAAGCCCGGCAGGTGTTGTTACAGGTCAGTGGAATGCCCCTGTTACACCTGTTATGTCCGATTATGTAAAAAGGGTTATACATAAAGCTGAAGTGGAAAAGGCTGATGCTGTCATAATTATGATTGACACACCTGGGGGACTTGATACATCAATGAGAGAGATAATAAAGACAATAATGAACAGCAGTGTTCCCGTTGTTGTATACGTTTACCCTCCAGGATCAAGGGCTGCATCAGCAGGTGCTATCATAACAGTTTCAGCGGATATAGCTGCAATGTCCCCTTCAACAAATATAGGATCTGCAAGTCCGGTCCAGATGGGTGGGAAGGATATAGAAGAGACCATGAAAAAGAAGATAATCAATGATATGGTGGCCTTTGTTAAAGGAATAGCAAAGGAAAAGGGGAGAAATGAGAAGATCATAGTAAAGATGGTAACTGAGAGTATAAACCTCACAGCTGAGGAGGCTTTGAAAAAGAATGTTATTGATATTATAGCAACAGATCTGGACGATCTTTTAAACAAGATAGAGGGCAGGACGGTTAAAAAACATGGTAAAGAGATAAAAATCTCCCTGAAGGATAAAAAGATAGTAAAAGTTGAGAAAAGCCTGAAGGAAAAAATATTAACAATACTTACAAATCCGACCGTAGCATACCTTCTTTTAATGATAGGGTTTTATGGCATATTTTTTGAGCTTTACAATCCCGGATCGTTAATACCAGGTATTCTAGGAACAATATCACTCCTCCTCGCTTTATACTCATTGAATATAATAGATGTTAACTGGCTTGGTGTTCTTCTGATAGCAGCCGGCGTACTTTTCTTCATACTTGAGGTTATAACCCCAACATTTGGTGCACTTGCATTGAGCGGTGTTATAGCCATACTTTTCGGATCTTTGATCCTTACAGACCCAGACTCTCCATACGGGGATATATCCCTGAAGATAATAATACCTGTCGTTGCTTTCAGTGCTCTCTTTTTCTTAACAGTGGCATACTTAGGTCTGAAAGCCCAGAGGAGAAAAACGGAAACGGGTATGGAAGGTATGATAGGTATGATAGGTAAGGCTGAAACTGATATAGACCCAGAAGGAAAGGTTTTTATAGCAGGAGAAATATGGAATGCGTACTCAGAAGAGCCGATAAAGAAAGGAGAAAATGTTAAGGTTGTATCAGTTAAAGGTTTAAGATTAAAAGTGGAGAGAACTGAAGGTGAAACTTGA
- the cooS gene encoding anaerobic carbon-monoxide dehydrogenase catalytic subunit produces the protein MSCDYCITPHESVKEMHSFLTSMGFKHTFFERVKRQGAICYFGEQGRCCTLCPDGPCRIKRRAPKGKCGIDADGLAARNLLRLVNQGGAAYTHDFKTTLKTLKAIAEGKSPFRVSDRNKLLWFAGSLGLDTEGTDEEIIGRLADFLEREFMKDLNEPLTLIEKLAPESRVEIWKSLGIIPGGYIFESHEASAKVMPNIDTDYIDLALTSLRLGLSAGFLANIATTVIRDIIFGSPDITEGYADIGVLDKDYVNIVVHGHVPWMGSIVAKKAKTAKFQNIARSAGAKGIKVYGSLCTGQELLQRPETAKYLDGQVGNWLTQEFVAATGAVDAFLMDKNCAAPGMANLVQSLKLHTKLIPVSSVVRLKDVEARSDFMYDPVKAEEQAERLIMEAIDAYKNRRKTYKIHIPERKTHYIAGFGIESILKVLGGTPDPLFEAIQDGTIKGVVGLVSCTTMKNGHGTFTYDFVKELLKRDILVLIAGCASSLAQVEGFTNSKGRKEFAGPGLRALCEALDIPPVLNFGSCLDTGRMALLIIALSEYLGVDPSALPVVAAAPEYYNNDALIDGLLAVSLGINTYVNPVPPIVGGPGFTRLLTRDLENLLGARFMVEPDAVKAAQMIEEELIRKVS, from the coding sequence ATGAGCTGTGACTACTGTATCACTCCTCACGAGTCTGTGAAGGAGATGCATTCATTTCTTACATCAATGGGGTTTAAACACACGTTTTTTGAGAGGGTTAAAAGGCAGGGAGCTATCTGTTACTTTGGTGAACAGGGAAGATGCTGTACCCTCTGTCCTGATGGTCCTTGCAGAATAAAAAGGAGAGCACCTAAGGGTAAATGCGGAATTGATGCTGACGGTCTTGCTGCAAGAAATCTTTTAAGACTTGTTAATCAGGGGGGAGCAGCTTATACACATGATTTTAAAACAACACTTAAAACATTAAAGGCTATAGCTGAAGGAAAAAGTCCTTTCAGAGTGTCTGACAGAAATAAACTTCTGTGGTTTGCAGGTTCTTTAGGTCTTGATACAGAAGGGACAGATGAGGAGATAATAGGAAGACTTGCAGACTTCCTTGAGAGGGAGTTTATGAAGGATCTAAACGAACCTTTAACACTTATTGAGAAACTTGCTCCGGAAAGCAGGGTGGAAATATGGAAAAGTTTAGGGATCATTCCTGGAGGGTATATCTTTGAAAGTCATGAGGCATCGGCAAAGGTGATGCCCAATATTGATACGGATTATATAGATCTTGCACTTACATCCCTGAGACTTGGATTGTCTGCAGGATTTTTAGCAAATATAGCAACAACCGTTATAAGGGATATTATCTTTGGCTCTCCTGACATAACGGAAGGCTATGCTGATATAGGTGTTCTTGATAAGGACTATGTGAATATTGTGGTTCACGGTCATGTCCCGTGGATGGGAAGTATTGTAGCTAAAAAGGCAAAAACGGCAAAATTCCAGAATATAGCAAGATCTGCAGGGGCTAAAGGAATAAAAGTTTACGGAAGTCTGTGTACAGGTCAGGAGCTTCTCCAGAGACCTGAAACAGCAAAGTATCTTGACGGTCAGGTTGGAAACTGGCTCACACAGGAGTTTGTTGCAGCAACAGGGGCTGTTGATGCTTTTCTTATGGATAAAAACTGTGCTGCTCCAGGAATGGCAAATCTTGTCCAGAGCTTGAAGCTCCACACAAAGCTGATACCTGTCAGTTCCGTTGTCAGACTTAAAGATGTAGAGGCAAGGTCTGATTTTATGTACGATCCTGTAAAAGCTGAAGAGCAGGCTGAAAGACTGATTATGGAAGCTATAGATGCGTACAAAAATAGAAGAAAAACTTACAAAATACATATACCTGAGAGGAAAACACATTATATAGCAGGATTTGGTATTGAGAGCATTCTGAAAGTTTTAGGTGGAACACCTGATCCTCTTTTTGAGGCTATTCAGGATGGAACAATAAAGGGTGTTGTCGGTCTTGTGAGCTGTACAACTATGAAGAACGGACATGGAACATTCACATACGATTTTGTAAAGGAACTTCTTAAAAGGGACATACTTGTTCTTATAGCTGGATGTGCTTCCTCTCTTGCACAGGTTGAAGGTTTCACAAACTCAAAAGGTAGAAAGGAGTTTGCTGGACCGGGATTGAGAGCTTTATGTGAGGCCCTTGATATTCCGCCTGTACTTAACTTCGGTTCATGTCTTGATACAGGAAGAATGGCACTGCTCATAATAGCCCTGTCTGAATATCTTGGTGTTGATCCAAGTGCTCTTCCTGTTGTAGCTGCTGCCCCTGAGTATTACAACAACGATGCTCTTATTGACGGTCTGCTGGCTGTATCTCTTGGAATAAACACCTATGTTAACCCTGTCCCGCCTATAGTTGGGGGACCTGGATTTACAAGACTTTTAACAAGAGATCTTGAAAATCTTCTCGGTGCGAGGTTTATGGTTGAGCCTGATGCTGTTAAAGCTGCCCAGATGATAGAGGAGGAATTGATAAGAAAGGTATCCTGA
- a CDS encoding YggS family pyridoxal phosphate-dependent enzyme, translating to MSIRENVERIREIIYRSAERSGRDPEEIILLAASKTQPVEKIKEAYEAGVRYFGENRVQEGIKKIEQLKEIRDIHWHLIGGLQTNKAKYAVRYFELIHSLDRESLADELDKRARKIGKKQDVLIEVNIGEEETKYGVKPENLEKLFEYSIKKENIRILGLMCIPPYFEDKERSRPYFVRLREMKEKLERDFGVKLPHLSMGMSHDFDVAVEEGATIVRIGTAIFGERE from the coding sequence ATGAGTATAAGGGAAAATGTTGAGAGAATAAGGGAGATAATATACAGATCAGCTGAAAGATCAGGTAGAGATCCTGAAGAGATTATACTTCTTGCAGCATCAAAAACACAGCCTGTTGAAAAGATAAAGGAGGCTTACGAAGCAGGTGTTAGGTATTTTGGTGAGAACAGGGTTCAGGAAGGTATAAAAAAGATAGAGCAGTTAAAGGAGATTAGGGATATTCACTGGCATCTTATAGGAGGTCTCCAGACAAACAAAGCAAAATACGCTGTCAGATACTTTGAGCTTATTCACTCACTTGACAGGGAATCCCTTGCCGACGAGTTAGATAAGAGAGCAAGAAAAATAGGAAAGAAACAGGATGTTCTCATTGAGGTAAATATAGGAGAGGAAGAAACAAAATACGGTGTAAAACCTGAAAATCTTGAAAAGCTTTTTGAGTACTCAATAAAAAAGGAGAACATTAGAATACTAGGTCTGATGTGTATACCCCCATATTTTGAAGATAAGGAGAGATCTAGACCTTATTTTGTAAGACTCAGGGAGATGAAAGAAAAACTTGAAAGAGATTTTGGCGTAAAGCTTCCACATCTCTCAATGGGAATGTCACATGACTTTGATGTTGCTGTTGAAGAGGGAGCAACGATAGTAAGAATAGGAACAGCCATATTTGGAGAAAGAGAGTAG
- the gcvH gene encoding glycine cleavage system protein GcvH, whose translation MAAEEYRIEDGFYYTKEHMWVKVEDSDAVIGITDYGQHQLGDIVFVELPSVNQEVESGEKVVSIESVKAAIDLFSPLSGRIISVNEDLKEDPSLLNTDPYGEGWIYEMEISDTTELEDLMTSDDYRAYIQEIEAEEG comes from the coding sequence ATGGCGGCAGAAGAGTACAGAATAGAGGATGGTTTTTACTATACAAAGGAACATATGTGGGTTAAGGTTGAGGACAGCGATGCTGTGATCGGTATAACGGATTACGGACAGCACCAGCTTGGGGATATCGTTTTTGTTGAGCTTCCCTCTGTCAATCAGGAGGTTGAATCGGGAGAAAAGGTAGTATCCATTGAGTCTGTAAAGGCTGCTATAGATCTTTTCTCGCCGCTCTCAGGCAGGATCATATCTGTTAATGAGGATCTAAAGGAAGATCCAAGCCTCTTGAATACAGATCCATACGGTGAGGGATGGATATACGAGATGGAGATAAGTGATACAACCGAGCTTGAAGATCTCATGACATCAGATGATTACAGAGCTTACATACAGGAAATAGAAGCAGAAGAGGGATAG
- a CDS encoding glycine cleavage system protein R, translated as MRHFVLTAVGEDRPGIVAGITKVLYEKGFNIEDSTMTRLNNEFTVMLIVTTEEDITEDELRESFDKVAREKDLYINVKEIPEDIFEKKHKVGEVYNIVVYGADKPGIVYSVAKLLSDRNINISDLRTEKSNDLYLLIAQLEFPPGMSEEELKVDIERLKEELNIDISLEKEEAVEM; from the coding sequence ATGAGACATTTCGTATTAACAGCTGTTGGTGAAGACAGGCCGGGTATAGTTGCAGGTATTACGAAAGTTCTGTATGAGAAGGGATTCAATATTGAAGACTCGACAATGACAAGACTGAACAACGAGTTTACCGTAATGCTGATAGTTACAACAGAGGAAGATATAACTGAGGATGAGCTGAGGGAGTCTTTTGATAAGGTTGCAAGGGAAAAGGATCTGTACATAAACGTAAAGGAGATACCCGAGGATATTTTTGAGAAAAAACATAAGGTCGGTGAGGTTTATAATATCGTTGTTTATGGGGCTGACAAACCGGGTATCGTTTACAGTGTTGCAAAGCTCCTGTCGGATAGAAATATTAACATATCAGATCTGAGAACAGAGAAAAGTAATGATCTTTATCTTTTGATAGCCCAGCTTGAGTTTCCACCTGGTATGTCAGAGGAGGAGCTGAAAGTTGATATAGAAAGGCTGAAAGAGGAGCTGAATATAGATATCTCCCTTGAAAAAGAAGAAGCTGTGGAGATGTAA
- the def gene encoding peptide deformylase, with protein MEKFEILTYPDERLKKVSKPVEDFGRDFKDFVERLLYTMRNSPAGVGIAAPQVNRHIQTIIVDASEYKHKYNKTNHGLMILSNPRIIAYDGEIVIREGCLSVPDFTGNVKRHYWIKVEAEDIDGNTITFDTEGFEAVVIQHEMDHLKGKLFLDRVVSPKDIFKRKVYKK; from the coding sequence ATGGAAAAGTTTGAGATTCTCACATACCCTGATGAGAGACTGAAAAAGGTATCAAAGCCTGTTGAAGATTTTGGAAGGGATTTTAAAGATTTTGTGGAGAGGCTTCTGTACACGATGAGGAACTCACCTGCCGGTGTTGGTATAGCAGCCCCTCAGGTAAACAGGCATATCCAGACTATAATAGTTGATGCCTCAGAGTACAAACATAAGTACAACAAAACAAACCACGGGCTTATGATACTCTCAAACCCGAGGATAATAGCATATGATGGGGAGATAGTTATAAGGGAAGGCTGTCTTTCAGTTCCTGATTTTACAGGAAATGTTAAGAGACATTACTGGATAAAAGTTGAGGCAGAGGATATAGATGGTAATACCATAACATTTGATACTGAAGGTTTTGAAGCCGTTGTTATCCAGCATGAGATGGATCATCTAAAGGGAAAACTTTTCCTTGACAGGGTGGTCTCACCAAAGGATATATTCAAAAGGAAGGTGTATAAAAAATAA
- a CDS encoding EscU/YscU/HrcU family type III secretion system export apparatus switch protein has translation MKEIKKAVALRYDREKNDAPEVVAKGQGLIAERIVEIAREYGIEIKQDRELVQILSQLDIKQEIPPELYKAVAEILIFIYRKKKKIKSGEKK, from the coding sequence ATGAAGGAGATAAAAAAGGCTGTTGCTTTAAGATACGACAGAGAAAAAAATGATGCCCCTGAGGTTGTGGCTAAGGGTCAGGGTTTGATTGCTGAAAGAATAGTTGAGATCGCAAGGGAGTATGGTATAGAGATAAAACAGGATAGGGAGCTTGTTCAGATACTTTCACAGCTTGATATAAAACAGGAGATACCTCCTGAGCTATACAAAGCTGTAGCTGAGATACTTATATTTATATACAGGAAAAAGAAAAAAATTAAATCAGGGGAGAAAAAATGA